The Eleftheria terrae genome has a window encoding:
- a CDS encoding AraC family transcriptional regulator has translation MLDRLSDPPLRRPPDSPELRDTLTQILLGLRLDGVEYGRCLLRPPWAVAFPAQRSARFHFVARGGGWLRTQAADWVRLNPGDAVLLPRGSFHVLASAPEVPAVDIDSLARVAVSENIYLVHGDAEAAADGSGEGREPPASDVMFCGTLRFNLDPLHPLMAMMPDVMRAGDLAQRDPTVPALLEAMEREVALDRLGACGILARLADVLAASIIRAWVECGCSDSTGWIAAVRCPKIGKVLAAIHANPERDWSVPMLADLMSASRSSFAEAFTRTVGESPAKYVAKVKMFQARRWITQDGMRVAVAANRLGYDSEASFSRAFKRIIGHPPSAARAEHLGMREVARARE, from the coding sequence ATGCTTGACCGTTTGTCCGACCCTCCGCTGCGCCGCCCTCCCGACTCCCCGGAGTTGCGGGACACCCTCACTCAAATCCTGCTGGGCTTGCGTCTCGATGGCGTGGAGTACGGCCGTTGCCTGCTGCGCCCGCCGTGGGCGGTGGCCTTCCCGGCGCAGCGATCAGCGCGGTTCCACTTTGTCGCCCGTGGGGGCGGCTGGCTGCGCACGCAGGCGGCCGACTGGGTTCGCCTGAATCCTGGCGACGCGGTGCTGCTGCCACGCGGCAGCTTTCACGTGCTCGCGAGCGCTCCGGAGGTGCCGGCGGTGGACATCGACTCGCTCGCTCGCGTCGCGGTTTCGGAGAACATCTACCTGGTACACGGCGACGCCGAGGCCGCCGCCGATGGGTCCGGCGAAGGGCGCGAGCCGCCGGCGTCCGACGTGATGTTCTGCGGCACCCTGCGCTTCAACCTCGACCCCTTGCATCCGCTCATGGCGATGATGCCGGACGTGATGCGTGCGGGCGACCTGGCGCAGCGCGACCCCACCGTGCCTGCGCTGTTGGAGGCCATGGAGCGCGAGGTCGCGCTCGACCGGCTCGGCGCATGCGGCATCCTCGCGCGGCTGGCAGACGTGCTGGCGGCCAGCATCATTCGCGCCTGGGTGGAGTGCGGCTGCAGCGATTCCACCGGCTGGATCGCGGCGGTCCGCTGCCCCAAGATCGGCAAGGTGCTCGCAGCTATCCATGCGAACCCCGAGCGCGACTGGAGCGTGCCGATGCTGGCCGATCTGATGAGCGCGTCGCGCTCCAGTTTCGCGGAGGCTTTCACGCGCACCGTGGGCGAGAGTCCGGCGAAATACGTGGCGAAGGTCAAGATGTTCCAGGCGCGACGCTGGATCACGCAGGACGGCATGCGCGTCGCAGTCGCCGCGAATCGACTCGGCTACGACTCGGAAGCTTCGTTCAGCCGCGCCTTCAAGCGCATCATCGGGCACCCGCCCAGCGCAGCGCGTGCCGAGCACCTGGGCATGAGGGAGGTTGCGCGCGCCCGTGAGTGA
- a CDS encoding MFS transporter, translated as MDSAAPARWPAVASLALGVFALVTAEFLPASLLTAMATDLGVSDGAAGQAVTVTALVGAVAAPSIPLLTRRIDRRAVLLALTLLLVLSNGLAAAAGSLPVLLLARVMLGIALGGFWSMAAALAMRLVPERLFARAMSVILTGVSVATVCAAPVGAWMGELWGWRSAFVAAGAVSMLTLAAQLFTLPALPPRDNPDLRVLGQLLGRPAVRIALLAVLLVISGHFAGFTYIRPLMEDVTRLSVGAISAILLGYGIGGFFGNFAGGLLAERSERLAIVFGGGLIAALAGSLLLAGSSAVVTAVAVALWGFAFGAFPVGFQTWIVRAAPDQAEGAGGLLVAAFQIAIASGAIGGGVLVDQVGARGGPAFAVVALALGTLLTLRYGPRPARA; from the coding sequence ATGGACTCCGCCGCACCGGCACGCTGGCCCGCTGTGGCCTCGCTGGCGCTGGGCGTGTTCGCGCTGGTGACCGCCGAGTTCCTGCCTGCGAGCCTGCTCACCGCCATGGCCACCGACCTGGGGGTCTCGGACGGTGCAGCTGGCCAGGCCGTCACGGTCACGGCGCTCGTCGGCGCGGTGGCTGCGCCTTCCATTCCTCTGCTCACCCGCCGCATCGACCGAAGGGCCGTCTTGCTGGCGTTGACCCTGCTGCTGGTGCTCTCCAACGGGCTCGCGGCCGCAGCGGGCTCCCTGCCGGTGCTGCTCCTTGCCCGCGTGATGCTCGGCATTGCCCTGGGCGGCTTCTGGTCGATGGCGGCTGCCCTGGCGATGCGCCTGGTGCCGGAGCGGCTCTTCGCACGCGCGATGTCGGTCATCCTCACCGGTGTCTCGGTCGCCACCGTGTGCGCCGCCCCCGTCGGTGCGTGGATGGGCGAGCTGTGGGGCTGGAGGAGCGCTTTTGTCGCTGCTGGAGCGGTCAGCATGCTGACCCTTGCCGCGCAGCTCTTCACGCTGCCAGCCCTGCCGCCGCGCGACAACCCGGATCTCAGAGTGCTGGGCCAGCTGTTGGGGCGCCCTGCCGTGCGCATCGCCCTGCTCGCCGTGCTGCTGGTCATCTCCGGCCACTTCGCGGGCTTTACCTACATCCGGCCATTGATGGAAGACGTCACCCGGCTCTCCGTCGGCGCCATCTCCGCCATCCTGCTGGGCTACGGCATTGGCGGCTTCTTTGGCAACTTCGCGGGCGGCCTGCTGGCTGAACGCAGTGAGCGTCTGGCCATCGTCTTTGGCGGTGGGCTGATCGCGGCGCTGGCGGGCAGCCTGCTGCTGGCCGGCAGCTCCGCGGTCGTTACCGCCGTGGCGGTCGCACTGTGGGGCTTCGCCTTCGGCGCTTTTCCGGTGGGGTTCCAGACCTGGATCGTGCGCGCGGCGCCCGACCAGGCCGAAGGCGCCGGAGGCCTGCTCGTGGCCGCGTTCCAGATCGCCATCGCCAGCGGCGCCATCGGCGGCGGCGTGCTGGTCGACCAGGTTGGCGCACGCGGTGGCCCGGCCTTTGCCGTCGTTGCGCTTGCGCTGGGCACCTTGCTCACCTTGCGCTACGGCCCTCGCCCCGCGCGTGCGTGA
- a CDS encoding NADP-dependent oxidoreductase gives MPADNAVNRRIILAARPRGLPTLHDFHLESAPIPAPADGQVLLRTLYLSLDPYMRNLMDETGPGYAPPVPLGAPMVGGTVSRVVASHHPKFAVGELVLANAGWQDFALSNGSDLLPLDDLEPPSLALGGLGMPGFTAYVGLLDIGEPGPGETVVVAAATGAVGAVVGQLAKLKGARVVGIAGGAEKCRYAVEELGFDACLDRREEQFGERLANACPDGIDVYFENVGGAVFDAVLPRLNIGARVPVCGFIAHYNDDASSQPGTDRLPRVLATLLQKRIRMQGFIILDHYGERFQAFRREMGEWVRNGQVKLREDRVDGLEQAPSAFIGLLEGRNFGKLVVRVGQD, from the coding sequence ATGCCCGCTGACAACGCGGTCAACCGCCGCATCATCCTTGCCGCCCGCCCGCGCGGCTTGCCGACGCTGCACGACTTTCACCTTGAATCCGCGCCCATTCCGGCGCCTGCCGATGGGCAAGTGCTGCTGCGTACGCTGTACCTGTCCCTCGATCCCTACATGCGCAACCTGATGGACGAGACGGGACCCGGCTACGCCCCCCCGGTGCCCCTGGGTGCGCCAATGGTGGGCGGCACGGTGAGCCGCGTCGTCGCTTCGCATCATCCAAAGTTTGCCGTCGGTGAACTCGTGCTTGCCAACGCGGGCTGGCAAGACTTCGCGCTGTCGAACGGCAGCGACTTGCTGCCGCTAGACGACCTCGAGCCGCCCTCGCTGGCACTGGGCGGGCTCGGCATGCCCGGCTTCACGGCCTACGTCGGGCTGCTGGATATCGGTGAACCCGGGCCCGGCGAGACGGTGGTGGTGGCCGCGGCAACCGGTGCGGTCGGCGCGGTTGTGGGGCAGCTTGCCAAGCTCAAGGGGGCCCGTGTGGTGGGCATCGCAGGCGGTGCCGAGAAATGCCGCTATGCGGTCGAAGAGCTCGGTTTCGACGCCTGCCTGGACCGTCGCGAAGAGCAGTTCGGCGAACGCCTGGCCAACGCCTGCCCGGACGGCATCGACGTGTACTTTGAAAACGTCGGCGGGGCGGTGTTCGACGCGGTATTGCCCCGGCTCAACATTGGCGCGCGAGTGCCGGTATGCGGGTTCATTGCGCACTACAACGATGACGCATCGTCGCAACCCGGCACCGACCGTCTGCCGCGGGTTCTAGCGACCCTGCTGCAAAAGCGCATCCGCATGCAGGGGTTCATCATCCTCGATCACTACGGCGAGCGCTTCCAGGCTTTTCGCCGAGAGATGGGTGAATGGGTCCGCAATGGCCAAGTCAAGCTCCGCGAGGACCGTGTCGATGGACTGGAGCAGGCGCCGTCGGCCTTCATCGGGCTGCTGGAAGGACGCAACTTCGGCAAGCTCGTGGTGCGTGTCGGACAGGACTGA
- a CDS encoding pectate lyase family protein: MSTNQTLLRLAALSLACAAGTPALARDWPSGFSKCADEGETCKNVGSTPREVSFGIKDKWVVKTLSGSVECTQATFGSDPNPGKAKKCAVGPVGAPSPSPTPSPSPSPSPSPSPSPAPAPHHSGGFGGEVTGGGTAAPVTVSTAAQMQAAINAYSGSGGLVIRYSGKFDFSTITDPCTQWKKPDGDIVEIKGKKNITIEGTDGSSANFGLAIKGDTSNVIIRNMTIGLLPGSIDALGIEGQGGKSPSYIWVDHNTLFSSVKECSGAGDLEFDGLIDSKAGAHHITYSYNHIHDHQKVGLIGSSDSDASDRYITFHHNYYQNVKSRLPLQRAGYTHLYNNLYSGVLTSGANIRMGGYSLIEGNYFENAQNPVTSRDSSSIGYWELRNNNVQSPADFSRFNITWVPSESSPTRDATDWATTAVFPVGIPYRYTVDHPDCVKQKLPTVAGAGKSYATLACN, encoded by the coding sequence ATGTCTACCAACCAGACCCTGCTGAGGCTGGCTGCCTTGAGCCTGGCCTGCGCCGCGGGAACGCCCGCCCTGGCCCGCGACTGGCCGTCCGGCTTCTCGAAATGCGCCGATGAAGGGGAGACTTGCAAGAACGTCGGCAGCACGCCGCGTGAGGTGTCGTTCGGCATCAAGGACAAGTGGGTGGTGAAGACGCTCTCCGGCTCGGTCGAGTGCACGCAGGCCACCTTCGGGAGTGATCCCAACCCGGGCAAGGCCAAGAAGTGCGCTGTTGGACCCGTCGGCGCTCCTTCGCCCTCGCCAACTCCATCTCCGTCTCCGTCTCCGTCTCCGTCTCCGTCTCCGTCTCCGGCCCCAGCCCCTCACCACAGCGGCGGCTTTGGCGGCGAAGTCACCGGTGGCGGCACCGCGGCGCCCGTCACCGTCAGCACGGCGGCCCAGATGCAGGCAGCCATCAACGCCTATAGTGGCAGCGGCGGGCTCGTCATCCGCTACAGCGGCAAGTTCGACTTCTCGACCATCACCGACCCCTGCACTCAGTGGAAGAAGCCCGACGGCGACATTGTCGAGATCAAGGGCAAGAAGAACATCACCATCGAAGGCACGGATGGCTCCTCCGCCAACTTTGGACTTGCCATCAAGGGCGACACGTCCAACGTCATCATCCGCAACATGACCATCGGACTGCTGCCGGGTTCGATCGACGCTCTGGGCATCGAAGGGCAGGGCGGCAAGTCGCCCAGCTACATCTGGGTGGACCACAACACGCTGTTCAGCAGCGTGAAGGAATGTTCAGGCGCTGGCGATCTCGAGTTCGACGGCCTGATCGACAGCAAGGCCGGTGCGCATCACATCACCTATTCCTACAACCACATTCACGATCACCAGAAGGTCGGCCTCATCGGCTCCAGCGACAGCGACGCGAGCGACCGCTACATCACGTTCCATCACAACTACTATCAGAACGTCAAATCCCGATTGCCGCTGCAGCGCGCTGGCTATACCCACCTCTATAACAACCTCTACAGCGGCGTGCTCACTTCGGGCGCCAATATCCGCATGGGCGGGTACTCGCTGATCGAGGGCAATTACTTCGAGAACGCGCAGAACCCGGTGACTTCTCGCGACAGCTCGTCCATCGGCTATTGGGAATTGCGGAACAACAACGTTCAGAGTCCTGCCGACTTCAGCCGCTTCAACATCACCTGGGTGCCCAGCGAATCGTCGCCGACGCGCGATGCCACCGACTGGGCGACCACGGCTGTGTTCCCGGTTGGCATCCCGTATCGCTACACGGTCGATCATCCGGATTGCGTGAAGCAGAAACTGCCCACCGTGGCCGGGGCGGGCAAGTCCTACGCGACGCTCGCCTGCAACTGA
- a CDS encoding alpha/beta hydrolase, with product MMRRKLDPVWLNGQYSARGRIPEYSQTLLRWAHASAQARAALSRRLDIRYGDGLNETLDVFPTHRRHAPVLVFLHGGLWRGLDKADHSFIAPALVREGVSLVLPNYALCPAATIEQIVMQSVRAVAWVSRNIDRLGGDPDRIYVVGHSAGGHLAAMMASCLWREANPELPPDPVRGALAISGLFDLEAIRCTPFLQQDLGLTRATARKLSPYLFPPPRVPLLAVVGGQESDEYKRQSALIRSAWGAAAVPVYEVLPNAHHFDMLEELVRPGSRLHQLTLDLLHDRPVGPARQPAETSAVRSRHAAL from the coding sequence ATGATGCGGCGCAAGCTCGACCCTGTCTGGCTCAACGGCCAGTACAGCGCCCGGGGACGGATCCCCGAGTATTCGCAAACCCTGCTCCGCTGGGCCCACGCCTCAGCCCAGGCCCGGGCGGCACTCTCGCGCCGACTCGACATCCGCTACGGGGACGGGCTGAACGAAACCCTCGATGTCTTTCCGACCCATCGCCGCCATGCGCCCGTGCTGGTCTTTCTGCACGGCGGCTTGTGGCGCGGCCTGGACAAGGCCGATCACTCTTTCATCGCGCCCGCCCTTGTCCGCGAAGGTGTCAGCCTCGTCCTGCCGAACTACGCCCTGTGCCCGGCTGCCACCATCGAGCAGATCGTCATGCAATCAGTCCGGGCGGTCGCCTGGGTGTCGCGCAACATCGACCGGCTGGGCGGCGACCCTGACCGCATCTACGTGGTAGGCCATTCTGCCGGCGGCCACCTCGCAGCGATGATGGCCAGCTGCCTGTGGCGGGAAGCGAATCCCGAGCTGCCGCCCGACCCCGTGCGCGGAGCGCTTGCCATTTCAGGATTGTTTGACCTTGAAGCCATCCGCTGCACTCCCTTCCTGCAGCAAGACCTGGGGCTGACTCGGGCCACAGCCCGCAAGCTGAGCCCCTACCTCTTCCCACCTCCACGTGTTCCTTTGCTGGCAGTCGTCGGCGGCCAGGAAAGCGACGAGTACAAGCGGCAAAGCGCCTTGATCCGGTCGGCATGGGGGGCGGCGGCGGTGCCGGTGTATGAAGTGCTGCCCAATGCGCACCACTTCGACATGCTGGAGGAACTGGTGCGTCCCGGCAGCCGGCTCCACCAACTCACCTTGGACTTGCTCCACGACCGCCCGGTCGGCCCCGCCCGCCAGCCGGCCGAGACCAGCGCCGTCAGAAGCCGGCACGCCGCTCTTTGA
- a CDS encoding NAD(P)-dependent oxidoreductase, with product MNVTVLGIGLMGLPMGRRLREAGFAVTAWNRTQEKALRLASHGARVAHTAAQAVRDADVVITMLENGDVVDSVLFGQGVAAVLKPGTLVIDMSSIRPAQARQHAARLGELGVPHLDAPVSGGTVGAEEGTLAIMVGGDSSAFERALPLFKALGRATHVGPHGAGQLAKLANQMIVGITIGAVSEALLLCARGGADVGKVREAIRGGFAESRVLELHGQRMVDGDFIKRAALTVQLKDLRNALSTAAELDFEAPVTALFEQLYASAAEHGFAELDHSALFKELARRNGM from the coding sequence ATGAACGTTACCGTCCTCGGCATTGGGCTGATGGGCCTGCCCATGGGCAGGCGACTGCGCGAAGCCGGCTTTGCCGTGACCGCCTGGAACCGCACGCAGGAGAAGGCCTTGCGCTTGGCCTCGCACGGCGCACGGGTAGCGCACACAGCCGCCCAGGCGGTTCGCGATGCCGACGTGGTGATCACCATGCTGGAGAACGGCGACGTGGTGGACAGCGTCTTGTTCGGTCAGGGGGTGGCGGCGGTGCTGAAGCCCGGAACGCTTGTCATCGACATGAGTTCGATCAGACCTGCACAAGCGCGCCAACACGCGGCACGCCTGGGCGAGCTGGGTGTGCCGCATCTGGATGCCCCGGTATCGGGCGGCACGGTGGGTGCCGAGGAAGGCACCCTGGCCATCATGGTGGGCGGTGACTCGAGCGCCTTCGAGCGCGCGCTGCCTCTTTTCAAGGCACTGGGCCGCGCAACGCATGTGGGGCCGCACGGTGCCGGCCAGTTGGCGAAGCTGGCCAATCAGATGATCGTGGGCATCACGATTGGCGCCGTCAGTGAAGCATTATTGTTGTGCGCCCGGGGGGGCGCCGATGTTGGCAAGGTACGCGAAGCCATTCGCGGCGGATTTGCCGAAAGCCGGGTGCTGGAGCTGCATGGGCAGCGCATGGTGGACGGTGATTTCATCAAGCGGGCGGCATTGACGGTACAGCTGAAGGACCTGCGCAACGCCTTGAGCACCGCCGCTGAGCTGGACTTCGAGGCTCCGGTGACGGCATTGTTCGAGCAGTTGTATGCAAGCGCGGCGGAGCACGGCTTCGCCGAACTGGACCATAGCGCGCTGTTCAAGGAACTGGCTCGGCGCAACGGAATGTAG
- a CDS encoding recombinase family protein, whose protein sequence is MSSPRVFGYGRVSTTDQSSENQRQELAAAGYAIEARRWFADEGVSGKVPAMQRPEFARLLAKLDQGDTLVVSKLDRLGRDAIDVLQTIEHLSTEGVRVKVLNLGDVDLTSPAGRAMVTMLSAVARLERDLLVERTQAGLARAKAEGKALGRPAKTSQGDRAEILRRLAAGDTVSAVARDYCVSRATVISIREGAASVQP, encoded by the coding sequence ATGTCCTCCCCTCGCGTCTTCGGGTACGGCCGCGTATCCACCACAGACCAGTCCTCAGAGAACCAGCGGCAGGAGCTGGCGGCAGCCGGCTATGCAATCGAGGCGAGACGTTGGTTTGCTGACGAGGGGGTTTCCGGCAAGGTGCCCGCAATGCAGCGCCCTGAGTTCGCTAGGCTGCTCGCCAAGCTCGACCAGGGGGACACCTTGGTGGTCTCCAAGCTGGACCGCCTGGGGCGCGATGCGATTGACGTGCTGCAGACCATTGAACACCTCAGCACGGAAGGTGTCCGGGTGAAGGTGCTGAACCTCGGGGACGTGGACCTGACCTCGCCGGCCGGCAGGGCCATGGTGACCATGTTGTCAGCGGTCGCCAGGCTGGAGAGAGACCTGCTGGTTGAGCGGACCCAGGCAGGGCTGGCAAGGGCCAAGGCTGAGGGCAAGGCGCTGGGCCGACCTGCCAAGACATCGCAAGGTGACCGAGCGGAGATCCTGCGCAGGCTGGCCGCTGGCGATACGGTCTCCGCAGTGGCCCGCGACTACTGCGTCTCCCGGGCTACGGTGATCAGCATTCGAGAGGGAGCGGCCTCGGTGCAGCCCTGA
- a CDS encoding STM4504/CBY_0614 family protein produces MPAYDIFSKRQKKLRGEVPDVYAYDEIPKPLRVQMLYIIRDATGKRYSAETVSECFEFIHDTLCREHGLLNLVDRLSDKGKSIEVFLLQEPKVELVLDAIELCFKLIDLHLREIDPYFSSRSLSADEAVEELNLRFKEHGVGYQYVAGGIIRMDSAYVHSEVVKPALVLLGQDGFAGANDEFRTAHDHYRHRRYKECLVECLKAFESTMKSVCKRRGWMAEPGATAARLVEVCLENQLFPRYLETQMGAVRTLLTSGVPTIRNKSGGHGQGSETVKVPDYLARYCLNLTATTALLLMEADSEGS; encoded by the coding sequence ATGCCAGCCTACGATATATTCTCAAAACGTCAGAAGAAGCTACGGGGCGAAGTGCCGGATGTTTACGCCTACGACGAGATCCCTAAGCCGCTGCGGGTGCAGATGCTTTACATAATCAGGGATGCGACCGGAAAGAGATACTCAGCCGAGACCGTGTCAGAGTGCTTTGAATTCATTCATGACACTTTGTGTCGAGAGCATGGCTTGCTTAATCTGGTGGATCGACTTTCCGACAAAGGGAAATCCATTGAAGTGTTCTTGCTGCAGGAGCCAAAGGTAGAGTTGGTGCTTGATGCGATTGAGCTTTGTTTTAAGCTGATCGATCTTCATCTTCGAGAGATTGATCCGTATTTTTCAAGCCGTTCCCTGAGCGCCGACGAGGCCGTAGAAGAACTGAACCTTAGGTTCAAAGAACACGGTGTAGGCTATCAATACGTTGCCGGGGGGATCATCAGGATGGATTCCGCATACGTCCACAGTGAAGTTGTGAAGCCTGCCCTTGTCCTGCTCGGTCAAGACGGGTTTGCCGGTGCTAATGACGAGTTCCGTACAGCACACGACCACTATCGACATCGACGCTACAAGGAATGCTTGGTTGAGTGCTTGAAGGCCTTCGAGAGCACAATGAAGTCGGTGTGCAAGCGGCGCGGCTGGATGGCTGAGCCCGGGGCAACAGCGGCACGGCTGGTGGAGGTATGCTTAGAAAACCAACTGTTCCCTCGGTATCTTGAGACCCAGATGGGTGCCGTTCGCACGTTGCTGACCAGCGGCGTTCCGACGATTCGGAACAAGAGTGGCGGGCACGGCCAAGGCAGCGAAACCGTCAAGGTGCCCGACTACCTTGCAAGGTACTGCCTGAATCTCACCGCAACGACCGCACTTCTTCTAATGGAAGCGGATAGCGAAGGGAGCTGA
- a CDS encoding tyrosine-type recombinase/integrase, whose amino-acid sequence MPPIPIKYTKQRGHKLYLNLPIPKHLRGHFLTATGKPQSYIVEALGTGDAREAAKLVQLRRAHWLLEFDLLSQAKAAGKKVEPVAWRATELREAMAEALEKEDSDGADVIESVAADLAEEVEAKHGHLVAQQFYQTATQPDRLTLKAAQAELHSSKDLKEQTKLKREHALGELLAFLKVPDCLPECVTDARAVAYVDFLNRSDLGHSTKQDRLSSLQTLWRYLHSKRQVPRGVNPWTDHRLTGKRRNAEGGDAEKRGWKEAEILKLYGPAPDGPKGGPQHYTRSLFLELYTLGFLTGMRLDEICSLKREDLEHFGSTDGGHEQGYWITIRNAKTEAGQRTIPIVHRAAVAVLKRRHEHAKEGGFLFGECRPGGPDNKRSWHVQKALGRYRDKLGFGSEVDFHSTRRSFMTMMDNEAADMVVHVQRYVGHRVPTMMHAVYSDGPSRENFLRVARAARYGAKTEEALGAATQYMTVRDALHDAVGAP is encoded by the coding sequence ATGCCCCCCATCCCGATAAAGTACACCAAGCAGCGCGGCCACAAGCTCTACCTCAACCTTCCAATTCCGAAGCACCTGCGGGGCCACTTCCTGACGGCGACCGGGAAGCCACAGAGCTACATCGTGGAGGCGCTGGGAACCGGAGATGCTCGTGAGGCTGCGAAGCTGGTCCAGCTGCGCCGCGCTCATTGGCTGCTGGAGTTCGATCTGCTGTCCCAAGCCAAAGCCGCGGGAAAGAAGGTCGAGCCAGTTGCGTGGCGCGCCACAGAGCTGCGCGAGGCGATGGCCGAAGCCCTTGAGAAGGAGGACAGCGATGGAGCAGACGTCATCGAGTCCGTTGCGGCCGACCTCGCCGAGGAAGTCGAGGCGAAGCACGGCCACTTGGTGGCCCAGCAGTTCTATCAGACGGCCACACAACCGGACCGTTTGACGTTGAAGGCGGCACAGGCCGAACTGCATTCCTCCAAGGATCTCAAGGAGCAAACCAAGCTGAAGCGCGAGCATGCTCTCGGGGAGTTGCTTGCGTTTCTGAAGGTCCCTGACTGCCTCCCCGAGTGCGTCACTGATGCGCGCGCTGTAGCCTATGTGGACTTCCTCAACCGCAGCGACCTGGGGCACAGCACAAAGCAGGACCGCCTGTCGAGCCTGCAGACCCTGTGGAGGTACTTGCACAGCAAACGGCAGGTGCCCCGCGGAGTGAACCCGTGGACCGACCATCGGCTGACTGGCAAGCGCCGGAATGCTGAAGGAGGGGACGCGGAGAAGCGCGGCTGGAAGGAGGCGGAGATTCTGAAGCTGTACGGACCTGCGCCAGACGGACCGAAGGGTGGACCGCAACACTACACCCGCTCGCTGTTCCTGGAGCTGTATACGCTGGGCTTCCTAACCGGCATGCGGCTGGACGAAATTTGTTCGCTGAAGCGGGAGGACCTGGAGCACTTCGGGTCAACCGATGGAGGCCACGAGCAAGGCTACTGGATCACCATACGCAACGCGAAGACCGAGGCCGGTCAGCGCACGATACCCATTGTTCACCGCGCAGCTGTGGCTGTCTTGAAGAGGCGGCATGAGCACGCCAAGGAGGGCGGTTTCCTGTTCGGTGAGTGCCGCCCTGGAGGACCGGACAACAAGCGCTCCTGGCATGTGCAGAAGGCTTTGGGGCGGTACCGGGACAAACTCGGCTTCGGGTCGGAGGTGGACTTCCATTCGACCCGCCGCAGCTTCATGACGATGATGGACAACGAGGCGGCGGACATGGTGGTTCACGTGCAGCGCTACGTAGGCCACCGGGTGCCCACAATGATGCATGCGGTCTACAGTGACGGGCCGAGCCGGGAAAACTTCCTGCGAGTGGCGCGCGCGGCCAGGTACGGCGCCAAAACTGAAGAAGCCCTTGGAGCCGCTACGCAATACATGACGGTTCGTGATGCGCTTCACGACGCGGTCGGCGCGCCGTAG
- a CDS encoding IS5 family transposase — protein MRGPDTFTESLFSVKKLDDFVPATHPLRAIRAMVNDALSELEDMFADMYEDAAKGGRASIAPQKLLRAMLLQVLYSVRSERLLMEQVQYNLLFRWFIGLSMDDNVWVPTVFSKNRQRLIEHDAVVAFFNEVLAQAERKNWLSKEHFSVDGTLIQAWASHKSFVPKKAGDDDDAGGGSSNDGSDFRGQPRSNDTHESKTDPDSRLYCKGKTASEMRFMGHTPMDNRHSLIVNAVVTQADGYAERAAARAMINDARQVNPEAEITLGADKGYDAAQFIAELQQLKVEPHVAQNKSGRRSAVPDEIAQTDGYALSMQCRKRIEQAFGWAKTIGSVRQVMVRGLKKVDQLFVLNMAAYNLVRMRSLGQVRLQGAR, from the coding sequence ATGCGCGGTCCCGACACCTTCACCGAGAGCCTGTTCAGCGTCAAGAAGCTGGACGACTTCGTGCCGGCCACGCATCCGCTGCGGGCGATACGCGCGATGGTCAACGACGCGCTGAGCGAGCTTGAAGACATGTTCGCCGACATGTATGAGGACGCCGCCAAGGGCGGGCGTGCGAGCATCGCCCCGCAGAAGCTGCTACGGGCGATGTTGCTGCAGGTGCTGTACTCGGTGCGCTCGGAGCGACTGCTGATGGAGCAAGTGCAATACAACTTGCTGTTTCGCTGGTTCATCGGCCTATCGATGGACGACAACGTGTGGGTGCCCACGGTATTCAGCAAGAACCGACAGCGCTTGATCGAGCACGATGCGGTGGTCGCGTTCTTCAACGAAGTGCTGGCCCAAGCCGAGCGCAAGAACTGGCTGTCCAAGGAACACTTCAGTGTGGACGGCACGCTGATCCAGGCGTGGGCCAGCCACAAGAGCTTTGTGCCCAAGAAGGCCGGTGACGACGACGACGCGGGCGGTGGCAGCAGCAACGATGGCAGCGACTTCCGGGGCCAGCCGCGCAGCAACGACACGCACGAATCGAAGACCGATCCAGACAGCCGCCTGTATTGCAAGGGCAAGACTGCCAGCGAGATGCGCTTCATGGGCCACACACCGATGGACAACCGGCACAGCCTGATCGTCAATGCCGTGGTCACTCAGGCAGACGGCTATGCCGAGCGCGCGGCGGCCCGGGCCATGATCAACGATGCCCGGCAGGTCAACCCTGAGGCAGAGATCACGCTGGGTGCAGACAAGGGCTACGACGCGGCGCAGTTCATCGCCGAGTTGCAGCAGCTCAAGGTCGAGCCTCATGTGGCGCAGAACAAGTCGGGGCGTCGCTCGGCGGTGCCCGATGAGATCGCCCAGACCGACGGGTACGCGTTGTCGATGCAATGCCGCAAGCGCATCGAGCAGGCCTTCGGGTGGGCCAAGACCATCGGCTCGGTCCGGCAGGTGATGGTGCGCGGACTCAAGAAGGTGGACCAGTTGTTCGTGCTGAACATGGCGGCCTACAACTTGGTGCGCATGCGCTCGCTGGGACAGGTCCGTCTGCAAGGCGCCAGATGA